In Melioribacteraceae bacterium 4301-Me, a genomic segment contains:
- a CDS encoding ParB/RepB/Spo0J family partition protein yields MKPGLGRGLDALINPTANKTDSPIAISIKEIQADDGKSIDYLAKIPIDKILPNPFQPRTEFDQDALDELKKSILQNGLIQPITVRRNEQNGYELISGERRLRACKEIGYKEIPAYIIKVDSKEAMLALSLIENIQREKLNPIEIANAYKRLMDECNLTQEEIAAKVGKDRTTITNTIRLLKLPKEIQQAIISNSISMGHARALINLPNETLQIELMNKIIKKNLSVRKVEEFVRTFTEKINEVNKNKNIQHTNANVSQQYLEEKLQKILGTKVKCSQNKKGSGKIIVEFYSNEELERLLELFELIDKTYN; encoded by the coding sequence ATGAAACCTGGATTGGGTAGAGGTCTGGACGCATTGATTAATCCAACTGCAAATAAAACTGATTCACCTATAGCAATTTCAATCAAAGAAATCCAAGCAGATGATGGGAAATCAATTGACTACTTAGCTAAGATACCAATTGATAAAATATTGCCTAACCCGTTTCAACCAAGAACTGAATTTGACCAAGATGCACTTGATGAACTAAAAAAATCTATTCTACAAAATGGATTAATACAACCAATAACCGTTAGAAGAAACGAACAGAACGGTTATGAACTTATTTCTGGTGAAAGAAGATTAAGGGCATGCAAGGAAATTGGTTACAAAGAAATTCCAGCCTACATTATAAAAGTTGATAGCAAAGAAGCAATGCTTGCCCTTTCTCTTATCGAAAACATTCAGAGAGAGAAGCTTAATCCAATTGAAATTGCCAACGCATATAAAAGATTAATGGATGAATGTAATTTAACTCAAGAAGAAATTGCAGCAAAAGTTGGAAAAGATAGAACAACTATAACTAATACAATTCGTTTACTTAAACTCCCTAAAGAAATTCAGCAAGCGATTATTTCAAACTCTATATCTATGGGACATGCTCGTGCTTTGATAAATTTACCTAACGAGACCCTGCAAATTGAATTAATGAATAAAATAATTAAAAAAAACCTTTCAGTTAGAAAAGTTGAAGAGTTTGTAAGAACATTCACAGAAAAAATAAACGAGGTAAATAAGAACAAAAATATACAGCATACTAATGCTAATGTTTCACAGCAATACTTAGAAGAAAAACTGCAAAAAATATTAGGCACAAAAGTCAAATGTAGCCAGAACAAAAAAGGTTCTGGTAAAATAATTGTTGAATTTTATTCAAATGAAGAATTAGAACGATTGTTAGAACTATTTGAACTTATCGATAAAACATATAATTAG
- a CDS encoding ParA family protein, which produces MTKKIVIANQKGGVGKTTTAINLSASVAAAEFKTLLIDIDPQANSTSGIGIDKPEKSVYEVLIGLEKAESCILSSYMPFLDILPSTINLVGAEVEIVNLEGREYLLKNALESIDNKYDFIFIDCPPSLGLLTLNALTYADSVLIPVQCEYFALEGLGQLLNTINIVKRNSNPTLSIEGVLLTMFDVRLRLSHQVVSEVKKYFGDKVFETVIHRNIRISEAPSYGKPVILYDASSTGAQNYISLASELIKKNNLEPRGVKN; this is translated from the coding sequence ATGACAAAAAAAATTGTTATAGCCAATCAAAAAGGCGGAGTAGGTAAAACTACTACCGCTATTAATCTTTCTGCTTCGGTAGCAGCAGCAGAATTTAAAACCCTTTTAATTGACATTGACCCTCAAGCTAATTCTACAAGTGGTATCGGAATTGATAAACCAGAAAAATCTGTTTATGAAGTTTTAATTGGTCTTGAAAAAGCTGAGAGCTGCATCTTAAGTTCATATATGCCTTTTTTAGATATTTTACCTTCAACAATAAACTTAGTAGGTGCAGAAGTCGAAATAGTAAACCTTGAAGGAAGAGAATATTTACTTAAGAATGCTCTGGAGTCAATAGATAATAAATATGATTTTATTTTTATTGATTGTCCGCCGTCACTTGGACTTTTAACTCTTAATGCATTGACTTATGCTGATTCAGTTTTAATCCCTGTTCAATGTGAGTATTTTGCTTTGGAAGGATTGGGACAATTGCTCAACACTATCAATATTGTAAAAAGAAACTCTAATCCTACTCTATCGATTGAAGGTGTGCTTTTAACCATGTTTGATGTAAGACTTAGATTATCTCACCAAGTAGTTAGTGAGGTAAAGAAGTATTTTGGAGATAAAGTATTTGAGACTGTAATTCATCGAAACATAAGAATATCCGAAGCGCCAAGCTACGGAAAACCGGTAATTTTGTACGATGCGAGTTCCACTGGCGCTCAAAATTATATCTCACTTGCCTCTGAACTAATTAAAAAAAATAATTTAGAACCAAGAGGGGTTAAAAATTGA
- a CDS encoding metal-dependent hydrolase, producing the protein MKLKYFSHSAFQISTEKNISILIDPFFEGNPNSPVKESEVSADYIILTHAHGDHIGDSFKIAKRCNSTFICVNELANYCASKGFKAHNMHIGGSHNFDFGKVKFTIAHHGSVTPDGVYGGEAAGVLLFIENKILYHCGDTGLFYDMKLIGEMNPVDYMLVPIGDNFTMGIDDAVKAVQLVNPATVIPMHYNTFPVISADPYEFKKKIEATGKKCIILNYNQEIEL; encoded by the coding sequence ATGAAGCTAAAATATTTTTCACACTCTGCTTTTCAGATATCAACCGAAAAAAACATTTCTATTTTGATTGACCCATTTTTTGAGGGAAACCCTAATTCCCCAGTAAAAGAATCAGAAGTTTCGGCTGACTATATTATCTTAACACATGCACACGGCGATCACATTGGTGATTCATTTAAAATTGCTAAGCGCTGTAATTCTACTTTTATTTGTGTGAACGAATTAGCAAACTATTGTGCAAGCAAAGGTTTTAAGGCTCATAATATGCATATTGGCGGTAGTCATAATTTTGACTTTGGAAAAGTTAAATTTACAATTGCTCATCATGGCTCAGTAACACCTGATGGCGTTTATGGTGGTGAAGCAGCCGGCGTTCTACTCTTTATTGAAAATAAAATTTTGTATCATTGCGGCGATACAGGTCTATTTTATGACATGAAATTAATAGGTGAAATGAACCCAGTTGATTATATGCTTGTACCAATAGGTGATAATTTTACTATGGGAATAGACGACGCGGTTAAAGCAGTCCAGCTTGTAAATCCTGCTACTGTAATTCCAATGCATTACAACACATTCCCTGTTATAAGTGCAGATCCATATGAATTTAAAAAGAAGATTGAGGCGACCGGGAAAAAATGTATTATTCTTAATTATAATCAAGAGATAGAACTTTAA
- the cdaA gene encoding diadenylate cyclase CdaA, translating into MFELFKIGFITVSLLDVIDIALVTFIFYKLYSVIRGTIAAQIFYGLVIVLILSFIAQAANLKAVGWLLKLISDIWVIAFIILFQPEIRRLLVLVGRSPLLRIFIKNDETGLTDIITETAFELAQHQHGALMVIVRSVGIRGIAETGEILNARISKSLLRTIFFPRSPLHDGAVIIHNNLIEAARCTLPLSSVMSIDGISLGMRHRAGLGISEQADVISIIVSEETGSISIAEAGKLKRGLSKETLRNYLSSSFSSELKGIKGIFEQLKKNR; encoded by the coding sequence ATGTTTGAACTTTTTAAAATCGGCTTTATTACAGTCTCTTTACTAGATGTTATTGATATCGCACTAGTTACTTTTATATTTTATAAACTCTACTCTGTAATTCGCGGAACAATAGCAGCTCAAATTTTTTATGGATTAGTGATAGTACTAATACTTTCTTTCATCGCACAAGCGGCTAATCTTAAAGCAGTTGGCTGGTTATTAAAATTAATCTCCGATATCTGGGTAATTGCATTTATTATTCTTTTTCAACCTGAGATACGCAGATTACTTGTATTAGTAGGCAGAAGTCCGCTTCTTAGAATATTTATAAAAAACGATGAAACGGGATTAACTGATATTATCACAGAAACAGCTTTTGAACTTGCACAGCATCAGCATGGTGCATTAATGGTTATTGTAAGGTCTGTTGGAATTAGAGGAATAGCTGAAACTGGAGAAATATTAAATGCAAGAATAAGTAAAAGCTTGTTGCGCACTATTTTTTTTCCGCGTTCACCTTTACACGATGGTGCTGTTATAATCCATAACAATCTTATTGAAGCTGCAAGATGCACACTGCCACTTTCGTCTGTAATGAGTATAGATGGTATTTCATTGGGAATGAGACATCGCGCCGGGTTAGGTATAAGTGAGCAAGCGGATGTGATTAGTATTATTGTTTCGGAGGAGACTGGCAGCATATCTATTGCTGAAGCAGGCAAATTAAAAAGAGGGCTATCAAAAGAAACACTTAGAAATTATTTGTCAAGCAGTTTTTCTTCAGAACTCAAAGGAATTAAAGGTATATTTGAGCAACTAAAAAAGAATAGATAA
- the folP gene encoding dihydropteroate synthase: MTVQLIDIFYTNVFKRYSVKYNIFRELYEKDLLALEIRNVKLSLAQKVKKIILSNKEICYTADTFNNDYVDLLAIGSISIFKELAKEILAIGNEDLGFKITRTIKNFTEYENQIIEVGGKTFPAKCSLVMGIVNVTPDSFSDGGKYFDKNKALAYSLQLLEDGADIIDIGGESTRPGSEPISAEEELKRVIPVIESVISKKPDAIISIDTNKSIVAEEACKCGAKIINDTSSFSFDEKILSVVQKYKAALILMHMKGTPKNMQENPYYDEVVSEIYDYLVDKVNIAVKEGIKNIFIDPGIGFGKRIFDNYEIIKRLNEFKGIGFPIVIGLSRKSFIGKAFNLEVDKREEPTFAAETIAIKNGAKIIRTHNVKNAKVASKMNYFIENPEQLQNV, translated from the coding sequence TTGACAGTTCAGCTAATAGACATTTTTTACACAAACGTCTTCAAAAGATATAGCGTTAAGTACAATATTTTCAGAGAACTTTATGAGAAGGATTTGCTTGCTTTAGAAATTAGAAACGTTAAATTATCACTTGCTCAAAAAGTAAAAAAAATAATTCTTTCCAACAAAGAAATCTGTTATACTGCAGATACTTTTAATAACGATTATGTAGACTTATTGGCAATTGGTTCAATAAGCATATTTAAAGAATTAGCTAAAGAAATATTAGCTATTGGTAATGAAGATTTAGGATTCAAGATTACAAGAACGATAAAAAATTTTACTGAATATGAAAATCAAATTATAGAAGTTGGAGGAAAAACTTTCCCTGCTAAATGTTCTTTAGTTATGGGTATAGTTAATGTTACACCGGATTCATTTTCAGATGGTGGTAAGTATTTTGATAAAAATAAAGCTCTTGCCTACTCTTTACAATTATTAGAGGATGGTGCTGATATTATAGATATTGGAGGTGAATCAACCCGACCGGGTTCTGAACCAATCTCTGCTGAAGAAGAACTGAAAAGAGTAATTCCAGTAATTGAATCTGTGATTTCTAAAAAACCAGACGCAATTATTTCAATAGATACTAATAAATCGATTGTCGCTGAAGAGGCATGTAAATGTGGTGCTAAAATTATTAACGACACAAGTTCTTTTAGTTTTGATGAAAAAATTTTATCTGTAGTTCAAAAGTATAAAGCAGCTCTAATTTTAATGCATATGAAAGGAACCCCTAAAAATATGCAAGAAAATCCTTATTACGACGAGGTAGTTTCAGAGATTTACGACTATTTAGTTGATAAAGTTAATATTGCTGTTAAAGAAGGAATAAAAAATATATTTATTGATCCTGGCATAGGATTCGGCAAAAGAATATTTGATAATTATGAAATCATAAAACGGTTAAATGAATTTAAGGGCATTGGTTTTCCTATTGTAATTGGACTTTCTAGAAAATCTTTCATTGGAAAAGCGTTCAACTTAGAAGTAGATAAAAGGGAAGAACCAACCTTTGCTGCTGAAACTATTGCAATTAAAAATGGGGCTAAAATAATTAGGACTCACAACGTAAAAAATGCTAAAGTTGCAAGTAAAATGAATTATTTCATAGAAAATCCAGAACAATTACAGAATGTTTGA
- the rpe gene encoding ribulose-phosphate 3-epimerase: MKAKKILAPSILSADFRNLSQQIRYVELGGADWIHCDIMDGKFVPNISFGPMIVSAVRRITNLFIDVHLMIKEPDNFLEDFAKAGANCISVHQEEVVHLHRTITKIHELNCKAGVVVNPATPLNTLENILEYVDLVLIMSVNPGFGGQTFIESTLKKIKQLKKIRSENKLDFLIEVDGGIDKKNIKSISNSGCDVFVAGSSIFNSDNISAATIELKNIIVAQD, encoded by the coding sequence ATGAAAGCAAAAAAAATTTTAGCTCCATCAATTTTATCTGCAGATTTTAGAAATTTATCACAGCAAATAAGATATGTTGAATTAGGAGGGGCTGATTGGATTCATTGCGATATTATGGATGGGAAATTTGTGCCCAATATTTCATTTGGTCCAATGATAGTTTCAGCTGTAAGAAGAATTACAAATTTGTTTATCGATGTACATTTAATGATTAAAGAGCCTGATAATTTTTTAGAGGATTTTGCTAAGGCTGGCGCAAATTGTATTTCTGTTCATCAAGAAGAAGTAGTTCATCTGCACAGAACAATAACAAAAATACATGAATTAAATTGTAAAGCGGGAGTTGTGGTTAACCCGGCTACGCCTCTAAATACATTAGAAAATATCTTGGAATATGTTGATTTGGTATTAATTATGTCAGTAAATCCTGGTTTTGGTGGGCAGACATTTATTGAATCAACTCTTAAAAAAATAAAACAGTTAAAAAAGATTCGTTCAGAAAATAAACTTGATTTCTTAATAGAAGTAGATGGAGGCATAGACAAAAAAAATATAAAATCAATTTCAAATTCTGGATGTGATGTGTTCGTTGCAGGTTCATCAATCTTTAATTCAGATAATATTTCTGCTGCAACTATTGAGTTAAAAAATATTATAGTTGCCCAAGACTAA
- a CDS encoding PASTA domain-containing protein, protein MKRPLKKLFFYALGALITITVILVILDDIVMPYYVSGKIYTVPNVVGLNKNVAITKLKELNLNPIIQSARYDEKYSKDEVIFQKPFAGTLVKANRRIYLTISGGEPQIQMPLLVNKSLRDAKITLERIGLKLGKVDSVTSELPVNTIVEQQYPEGKSLSKGDSVNVKISIGPNLGMIRVPNILGKSLEEAARILKQNSLKVGKTTYIYSSTLLPNTVVDQQPSESTLVSVGDSVNVVLTQSKVNDPN, encoded by the coding sequence ATGAAAAGACCGCTAAAAAAACTTTTTTTCTATGCATTAGGTGCTTTAATTACCATAACGGTAATTTTAGTTATTTTAGATGATATTGTCATGCCTTATTATGTTAGCGGCAAAATATACACTGTACCAAATGTAGTAGGATTAAATAAGAATGTTGCTATTACTAAACTTAAAGAATTGAATTTAAATCCCATTATTCAATCAGCCCGCTATGATGAAAAATATTCAAAAGATGAGGTTATTTTTCAAAAACCATTTGCGGGCACATTAGTTAAGGCAAATAGGAGGATATACCTAACAATAAGCGGGGGAGAGCCTCAAATCCAAATGCCGCTATTGGTAAATAAATCCTTAAGAGATGCAAAAATTACTCTCGAAAGAATTGGATTGAAGTTGGGAAAAGTTGACAGTGTAACCTCAGAACTCCCAGTTAACACAATTGTTGAACAACAATACCCTGAAGGAAAAAGCTTATCTAAAGGCGATAGTGTTAATGTTAAAATTAGTATTGGTCCTAACTTAGGAATGATTAGAGTACCAAACATTTTAGGCAAATCGTTAGAAGAAGCAGCGAGAATTTTGAAACAAAACTCGTTAAAAGTTGGCAAAACCACTTACATTTATTCTTCTACATTATTACCTAACACTGTCGTAGATCAGCAGCCATCAGAAAGCACCTTAGTTTCGGTAGGCGATAGTGTGAATGTTGTTTTAACTCAATCAAAAGTAAATGACCCGAATTAA
- a CDS encoding putative sugar nucleotidyl transferase: MNNSVCVFEDDKFFNFLPLVYNRPVYNLRCGISQLKEKIFRHFNTQDKILFCREYLSEKVKYENPKFHVNELKGDQIIFINGRLLITNDIVQELKKQKEDIIYYCEDSVAAAKISKKNFNLIFEKMPGVLSFQELSLKSMRIKAKLLNYIWDIIKVNGEQITADYKVLTKKNKNYINKKYNGVYFINKKEIFIGANTVIYPTVVIDASEGPVYIGSNVKILPHAAIEGPAFIGDNSLIKMKASIYANSSIGEVCKIGGEIENTIFQSYSNKQHDGFLGHSYIGSFVNLGADTTSSDLKNNYSKVSVLLNNKSVDTGMQFLGLMMGDHSKTGINTMFNTGTVVGFSSNIYGSGFPPKFVPSFAWGSPNEFVTYDLDKSMHTAEIVMARRNITFNQIDKKIFQKIYELTQDERKSFKNIA; the protein is encoded by the coding sequence ATGAATAATAGTGTATGTGTTTTTGAAGACGACAAATTTTTTAACTTTTTACCCCTGGTTTACAATAGACCTGTTTACAACCTAAGATGTGGGATATCTCAACTTAAAGAAAAAATTTTTCGCCATTTTAACACTCAAGACAAAATACTTTTTTGCCGCGAATATTTATCTGAAAAAGTGAAGTACGAAAATCCCAAATTCCATGTTAATGAACTTAAAGGTGACCAAATAATTTTTATTAATGGTCGACTTCTTATTACTAACGATATAGTTCAGGAATTAAAGAAACAAAAGGAAGATATAATTTATTACTGTGAAGATTCGGTAGCAGCTGCTAAAATCAGTAAAAAAAATTTTAATCTTATATTCGAAAAAATGCCAGGTGTTCTCAGTTTTCAAGAATTATCACTGAAATCAATGAGAATTAAAGCAAAGCTATTAAATTATATTTGGGATATAATCAAAGTAAACGGTGAACAAATAACCGCAGATTATAAAGTACTTACTAAAAAAAATAAGAATTATATTAATAAAAAATACAACGGCGTTTATTTCATAAACAAAAAGGAGATTTTTATAGGAGCTAATACAGTAATTTATCCAACTGTTGTTATAGATGCATCCGAAGGACCAGTTTATATAGGCAGTAATGTAAAAATTTTGCCTCATGCTGCTATTGAAGGACCCGCCTTTATTGGAGATAATTCTTTAATTAAAATGAAAGCATCTATCTACGCTAATTCGAGTATAGGCGAAGTTTGTAAAATTGGCGGAGAAATAGAGAATACAATTTTTCAATCATATTCAAATAAACAACACGATGGCTTTTTAGGGCATTCATATATTGGCAGTTTTGTAAATTTAGGTGCTGATACTACATCAAGCGACTTAAAGAATAATTATAGTAAAGTTTCAGTTTTGCTCAACAATAAATCTGTGGATACAGGAATGCAGTTTTTAGGTTTAATGATGGGCGACCATTCTAAAACGGGTATAAATACTATGTTTAACACCGGCACCGTTGTCGGGTTTTCATCAAATATTTACGGCTCAGGATTTCCGCCAAAATTTGTTCCATCGTTTGCTTGGGGTTCACCAAATGAATTTGTAACATACGATTTAGATAAATCAATGCATACTGCCGAGATTGTTATGGCAAGAAGAAATATTACCTTTAATCAAATTGATAAAAAGATATTCCAAAAAATTTATGAATTAACTCAAGATGAAAGAAAATCTTTTAAGAACATTGCTTAG
- a CDS encoding NFACT RNA binding domain-containing protein → MLLYKNYYYLLRCVDELSNKLKNKKIFSAFSQEKEQLYFHIPIDNFPYYHLVFSTDPKHSLIYHKHTYHKAKKNVAEFFTKYLPDKIVEFSIAYNDRIVKIALEDSTLYFLIRGNDSNFILVDKNKSIDFFKKIKDIEKIEETKQEVLSKKYISSIDDYILDISNTDIGNISKKLPSLGKDVLLELETRNYSLPEITILLNEIYNSPIAVFHSQEHKETIFIPSTFKMIHLPDNANTFNNYLDAASHYLALLNKTSNYNLLLEAIQKHVKKELEKVSNKLNNLKAKIEAGSKENEYNFYGNLLLTNLNKLSKGMSEIELDDYRFNKKIKIKLDPKLLPAENAQSFFEKAKSEKINYSKSVELYNSALRSYEKLTEYSNILNSNPSIDKLEELKLMLNINFPSTNTKENKKDGTKLFLENKFRHFVIDGAYHLFVGKDSKSNDVLTTRFAKQNDYWFHARGYTGSHVVLRVDNPKSGIPKSVIKNAASVAAFYSKAKTSSLVPVSYTLKKFVRKNKKLEVGQVIIEREEVILAKPEIPPNCIIVTDN, encoded by the coding sequence ATGCTGTTATATAAAAATTATTACTATTTGTTGAGATGTGTAGATGAACTAAGTAATAAATTAAAAAACAAGAAAATCTTTTCCGCCTTTTCACAAGAAAAAGAGCAGCTATATTTCCATATTCCTATAGACAATTTCCCGTATTACCATTTAGTCTTTTCAACCGATCCGAAACACTCGTTAATTTATCATAAACATACTTATCATAAGGCCAAAAAAAACGTCGCTGAATTTTTCACTAAATATCTGCCCGATAAAATTGTGGAATTTTCTATTGCTTATAATGATAGAATAGTTAAAATAGCACTGGAGGATTCAACATTGTATTTTTTAATCCGAGGCAACGACTCTAACTTTATTTTGGTTGATAAGAATAAGTCAATTGACTTTTTTAAAAAAATTAAAGACATAGAAAAAATTGAAGAAACCAAGCAAGAAGTGCTTTCTAAAAAGTATATTTCTTCTATTGATGATTACATACTTGATATAAGCAATACTGATATTGGAAATATTAGTAAAAAACTACCATCATTAGGCAAAGATGTTTTACTGGAACTAGAAACAAGAAATTATTCTTTACCTGAAATAACAATTTTACTTAATGAAATTTATAATTCCCCTATTGCTGTGTTTCATTCGCAAGAACATAAAGAGACTATTTTTATTCCTTCTACCTTTAAAATGATTCATTTGCCGGATAATGCTAACACTTTTAATAATTACTTGGATGCAGCAAGTCATTATTTAGCACTATTAAACAAAACTTCTAATTATAACTTACTACTCGAAGCAATTCAAAAACATGTTAAGAAAGAATTAGAAAAAGTGTCAAATAAACTGAATAACTTAAAAGCTAAAATTGAGGCAGGCTCTAAAGAAAATGAATACAATTTTTACGGTAACCTTTTGCTAACTAATCTTAATAAATTATCTAAGGGAATGAGTGAAATCGAGCTTGATGATTATCGATTTAATAAAAAAATAAAAATAAAATTAGATCCAAAACTTTTGCCTGCAGAAAATGCTCAGTCTTTTTTTGAAAAGGCAAAATCTGAAAAAATAAATTATTCTAAATCAGTTGAGCTTTACAACTCTGCTCTAAGATCGTATGAAAAATTAACTGAGTACAGCAATATTCTAAATTCTAATCCTTCAATTGATAAGTTAGAGGAATTAAAATTAATGTTAAATATTAATTTCCCTTCCACTAATACTAAAGAAAATAAAAAAGATGGAACGAAATTGTTCTTAGAAAATAAATTCAGACACTTTGTTATTGATGGCGCTTACCACCTTTTTGTAGGAAAAGATAGCAAAAGTAATGATGTCTTAACCACAAGATTCGCCAAACAAAATGATTATTGGTTTCATGCGAGAGGTTATACTGGCTCTCACGTTGTTTTACGCGTTGATAATCCTAAATCGGGAATTCCAAAATCTGTAATTAAAAATGCTGCTTCTGTTGCTGCATTTTACAGTAAAGCTAAAACTTCTTCGCTTGTACCAGTAAGCTATACGCTTAAAAAATTTGTTAGAAAAAATAAAAAATTAGAAGTTGGTCAAGTAATAATAGAACGAGAAGAAGTTATTTTGGCAAAACCAGAAATACCACCAAACTGCATCATTGTTACGGATAATTAA
- a CDS encoding rhodanese-like domain-containing protein, which translates to MKLVNVDKKKFFLIILVSVITGLIYNWLSPDGLSLIRIQNSLRSLSNANADLNSLINSNKNFILKISLKQAYKIYQDSICLFIDARDRWEYAKGHIPNAVNIAEYKFEPSMPLIKSLNKNVCYVIYCGGNDCEVSLRLATEMSKIGFAKLFVFEGGWNDWLKANYPIESEE; encoded by the coding sequence ATGAAATTAGTGAATGTAGACAAAAAAAAATTTTTTTTGATAATTCTCGTTTCTGTTATTACTGGCTTAATTTACAATTGGCTTTCGCCAGATGGATTAAGTTTAATTCGTATACAAAATTCTTTACGAAGTTTGTCCAATGCTAATGCTGATTTAAACAGTCTAATTAATTCTAACAAAAACTTTATCTTAAAAATTTCATTGAAACAAGCATATAAGATTTATCAAGATTCAATATGTTTGTTTATTGATGCTCGTGATAGATGGGAATATGCAAAAGGACATATACCTAATGCCGTAAATATTGCAGAATACAAATTTGAACCTTCAATGCCATTAATAAAGTCACTTAACAAAAATGTATGTTATGTAATTTATTGTGGAGGAAATGACTGTGAAGTAAGTTTAAGATTAGCAACTGAAATGAGCAAAATTGGTTTTGCTAAATTGTTTGTTTTTGAAGGTGGCTGGAATGACTGGCTTAAAGCAAATTACCCAATTGAAAGCGAAGAATAG
- a CDS encoding MauE/DoxX family redox-associated membrane protein, with product MKFTRDTFFLIIRIFLSFLFIFSGIEKIKDPNAFAAAITNYHILPNFLINFFAISLPWIETFTGILLLFKFFEKENLCIIFSMLSVFTIAVVVALIRGINIDCGCFGTLNSEKVGVQKIVENILILVITAVLFIYDDKKLTVNKDK from the coding sequence ATGAAATTTACACGAGATACTTTTTTCCTCATCATTAGAATATTCCTCTCTTTCCTGTTTATTTTTTCTGGAATTGAAAAAATAAAAGACCCCAATGCTTTTGCTGCTGCAATTACAAATTATCACATACTTCCTAATTTTCTTATTAATTTTTTTGCAATCTCATTACCTTGGATCGAAACTTTTACAGGCATATTGTTGCTTTTCAAATTTTTCGAAAAAGAAAATTTATGTATAATTTTTTCTATGTTAAGTGTTTTTACTATTGCAGTAGTTGTAGCATTAATTAGAGGTATAAATATCGACTGCGGGTGTTTTGGAACTCTTAACAGTGAAAAAGTGGGGGTTCAAAAAATTGTAGAAAACATTTTAATTCTTGTAATAACAGCAGTTCTTTTTATTTACGACGATAAAAAACTAACAGTTAATAAAGACAAATAG